One genomic segment of Streptomyces sp. RerS4 includes these proteins:
- a CDS encoding SseB family protein, which produces MYGYDQNPGAQQQYAPQQPQPGYGQAPPLYPEPSPPSLADAVRAFTTGSLSAEDFQQIFATSKVYCPRGETPGFLALHNTQQPVIPMFTTLKELRRYAGKESKYFVITGAEVIDLLPTGYGFVLDMEGDHRMVFDAKAVEQMVDFAMRRMYG; this is translated from the coding sequence ATGTACGGCTACGACCAGAACCCGGGTGCCCAGCAGCAGTACGCCCCGCAGCAGCCCCAGCCGGGCTACGGGCAGGCGCCGCCGCTGTACCCCGAGCCGTCTCCGCCCTCGCTCGCGGACGCCGTACGGGCCTTCACGACCGGGTCCCTGTCCGCCGAGGACTTCCAGCAGATCTTCGCGACCTCGAAGGTCTACTGCCCGCGCGGCGAGACCCCCGGGTTCCTGGCCCTGCACAACACGCAGCAGCCGGTCATCCCCATGTTCACCACGCTCAAGGAGCTCCGCCGGTACGCCGGCAAGGAGTCCAAGTACTTCGTCATCACCGGCGCCGAGGTGATCGATCTGCTGCCCACCGGCTACGGCTTCGTCCTCGACATGGAGGGCGACCACCGGATGGTGTTCGACGCGAAGGCCGTCGAGCAGAT
- a CDS encoding DUF397 domain-containing protein, which translates to MASNGTEVWRKSSYSNGDGGNCVEVADGVSGVVPVRDSKVQGGPVLVVSAAAWVPFVDGIKAG; encoded by the coding sequence ATGGCAAGCAACGGGACTGAGGTGTGGCGCAAGAGCAGCTACAGCAATGGCGATGGCGGCAATTGCGTCGAGGTGGCCGACGGGGTCAGCGGGGTCGTCCCCGTGCGGGACTCCAAGGTCCAGGGCGGGCCCGTTCTGGTGGTCTCGGCGGCGGCCTGGGTCCCCTTCGTCGACGGGATCAAGGCCGGGTGA
- a CDS encoding helix-turn-helix transcriptional regulator codes for MVARKDIDGSASVPEFYGKELRWRREQAGLTLQETVEDSFYGATYLSEIERARRRMPQDLAIHVDKVLKTDGFFSRRCEDVRKARRGAHAEYFAPVAEAMVRARNIEEWSNALIPGLLQTAPYARAVIHATHPLDLVEEVDAKVRARMQQATLFEDPKRPEYWTILHECLVRQPLLPPGEMADQLDHIAALARRRRIVPQVLLWSSGIQPFLGLPLMLMDFEDEPPLAYTEGPYHGQTVDDPALVKRYRTSYDRLRAAALSPEASLALIEQAAEEYRNGKQRD; via the coding sequence GTGGTCGCACGTAAGGACATTGACGGCTCGGCGAGCGTCCCGGAGTTCTACGGGAAGGAGCTGCGCTGGAGGCGGGAGCAGGCAGGCCTCACGCTCCAGGAGACGGTGGAGGACAGCTTCTACGGTGCTACGTACCTGAGCGAGATCGAGCGGGCCCGGCGGCGGATGCCGCAGGATCTGGCGATCCATGTCGACAAGGTGCTGAAGACCGATGGGTTCTTCTCGCGGCGCTGCGAGGACGTTCGTAAGGCGCGGCGTGGCGCGCACGCGGAGTACTTCGCGCCGGTCGCGGAGGCGATGGTGCGGGCGCGGAACATCGAGGAGTGGAGCAACGCGCTCATCCCCGGTCTGCTCCAGACGGCCCCCTATGCGCGGGCGGTCATCCACGCCACTCATCCGCTGGACCTCGTGGAGGAGGTGGACGCGAAGGTCCGTGCCCGCATGCAGCAGGCGACTCTGTTCGAGGATCCGAAGAGGCCGGAGTACTGGACGATCCTGCACGAGTGCCTGGTGCGTCAGCCGCTGCTGCCGCCGGGGGAGATGGCCGATCAGCTCGACCACATCGCTGCCCTGGCACGGCGACGCCGCATCGTTCCACAAGTCCTGTTGTGGAGTTCTGGCATCCAGCCGTTCCTGGGGCTTCCGCTCATGCTCATGGACTTCGAGGACGAGCCGCCGCTCGCGTACACAGAAGGGCCGTATCACGGCCAAACCGTGGACGATCCGGCCCTCGTGAAGAGGTATCGCACGTCATACGATCGGCTCAGGGCCGCCGCGTTGTCGCCAGAGGCGTCCCTTGCCTTGATCGAGCAAGCTGCTGAGGAGTACAGAAATGGCAAGCAACGGGACTGA
- a CDS encoding ATP-binding protein yields the protein MNGLTIRLLAVPQAAPLLRHAVREHLGVGASPDAELCVSELLANVITHLGEGTPVTLRITGRATRTRVELTDPDPRAWPVLRQAGGDDESGRGLALLDAVASRWGVRREATGKTVWAELPHP from the coding sequence GTGAACGGGCTCACCATCCGGCTGCTCGCCGTCCCCCAGGCGGCCCCCCTCCTCCGCCACGCCGTGCGCGAGCACCTCGGGGTCGGGGCATCCCCGGACGCGGAGCTCTGCGTCAGCGAGCTGCTGGCCAACGTGATCACCCACCTCGGCGAAGGCACGCCCGTCACCCTGCGGATCACCGGAAGGGCAACCCGTACGCGGGTCGAGCTCACCGATCCCGATCCGCGTGCCTGGCCCGTACTCCGCCAGGCAGGGGGCGACGACGAGTCCGGGCGGGGGCTGGCCCTACTCGACGCCGTCGCGAGCCGCTGGGGGGTGCGCCGGGAGGCGACCGGCAAGACCGTCTGGGCGGAGCTCCCGCATCCCTGA
- a CDS encoding helix-turn-helix domain-containing protein, whose amino-acid sequence MEKLPDLTYTADCRARVAFEVLANRWDSVVVFTLGVTGPMRPRALVARIGGISPKVLNEALRRLEYNGLVERRPYAEAPPRVDYALTEAGTALLTPMRAMGEWAARYADDVLDAQDRVSGMRELRPDGLAGRLPAHPPAARDGVE is encoded by the coding sequence ATGGAGAAGCTCCCCGACCTCACGTACACGGCGGACTGCCGGGCGCGCGTCGCCTTCGAGGTGCTGGCCAACCGCTGGGACAGCGTCGTCGTCTTCACGCTCGGCGTGACCGGCCCGATGCGACCGCGCGCGCTCGTGGCACGGATCGGCGGGATCAGCCCGAAGGTGCTGAACGAGGCGCTGCGGCGACTGGAGTACAACGGCCTGGTCGAGCGCCGCCCCTACGCCGAGGCCCCGCCGCGAGTCGACTACGCCCTGACGGAGGCCGGTACGGCGCTCCTCACCCCGATGCGGGCGATGGGCGAGTGGGCCGCGCGGTACGCGGACGACGTGCTCGACGCGCAGGACCGGGTTTCAGGGATGCGGGAGCTCCGCCCAGACGGTCTTGCCGGTCGCCTCCCGGCGCACCCCCCAGCGGCTCGCGACGGCGTCGAGTAG
- a CDS encoding acyl-CoA dehydrogenase: MGHYKSNLRDIEFNLFEVLGRDKLYGTGPFEEMDTETAKTILSEMTKLSENELAASFEDADRNPPVFDPTTNTAPVPASFKKSYKAFMDSEYWRLGLPEEIGGTTSPRSLIWAFAETILGANPAVWMYSSGPAFAGILFEEGNEAQKKVARIAVEKRWGSTMVLTEPDAGSDVGAGRTKAVQQPDGSWHIEGVKRFITSGEHDMEENILHYVLARPEGHGPGTKGLSLFLVPKFHFDWETGELGERNGVYATNVEHKMGLKASNTCEMTFGDQHPAKGWLIGDKHDGIRQMFMIIEFARMMVGTKAIATLSTGYLNALEYAKERVQGPDLANFMDKTAPKVTITHHPDVRRSLMTQKAYAEGMRALVLYTASIQDAIQVKQAAGEDASAEIGLNDLLLPIVKGYGSEKSYEQLAQSLQTFGGSGYLQEYPIEQYIRDAKIDTLYEGTTAIQGQDFFFRKIVRDQGASLNILSETIKKFLAEGPGGDDLAPARDALAKAAVDLEAIVGQMIVDLTATGEDVKNIYKVGQNTTRLLMASGDVVVGYLLLKGAAVAAEKLATASAKDVAFYTGKIAAAKFFAAQVLPGVSVQRALAETVDNSLMELDEAAF; encoded by the coding sequence ATGGGGCACTACAAGTCGAATCTCCGCGACATCGAGTTCAACCTCTTCGAGGTACTCGGCCGCGACAAGCTGTACGGCACCGGTCCCTTCGAGGAGATGGACACCGAGACCGCCAAGACCATCCTCAGCGAGATGACCAAGCTCTCCGAGAACGAGCTGGCCGCCTCCTTCGAGGACGCGGACCGCAACCCGCCGGTCTTCGACCCGACCACGAACACCGCGCCCGTCCCGGCGTCCTTCAAGAAGAGCTACAAGGCCTTCATGGACTCCGAGTACTGGCGTCTGGGCCTGCCCGAGGAGATCGGCGGCACCACCTCGCCCCGCTCCCTCATCTGGGCGTTCGCCGAGACGATCCTCGGCGCGAACCCGGCCGTCTGGATGTACTCCTCCGGCCCGGCGTTCGCCGGCATCCTCTTCGAAGAGGGCAACGAGGCGCAGAAGAAGGTCGCGCGGATAGCCGTCGAGAAGCGCTGGGGCTCCACCATGGTCCTCACCGAGCCGGACGCCGGCTCGGACGTCGGCGCCGGCCGCACCAAGGCCGTCCAGCAGCCCGACGGCTCCTGGCACATCGAGGGCGTCAAGCGCTTCATCACGTCCGGTGAGCACGACATGGAGGAGAACATCCTCCACTACGTCCTCGCCCGCCCCGAGGGCCACGGCCCCGGCACCAAGGGCCTGTCGCTCTTCCTCGTCCCGAAGTTCCACTTCGACTGGGAGACCGGCGAGCTGGGCGAGCGCAACGGCGTCTACGCGACGAACGTCGAGCACAAGATGGGCCTCAAGGCCTCCAACACGTGCGAGATGACCTTCGGCGACCAGCACCCCGCCAAGGGCTGGCTGATCGGCGACAAGCACGACGGCATCCGCCAGATGTTCATGATCATCGAGTTCGCCCGGATGATGGTCGGCACGAAGGCCATCGCCACCCTCTCCACCGGCTACCTGAACGCGCTGGAGTACGCCAAGGAGCGCGTGCAGGGCCCGGACCTGGCGAACTTCATGGACAAGACCGCACCCAAGGTCACCATCACGCACCACCCCGACGTGCGCCGCTCGCTCATGACGCAGAAGGCGTACGCCGAGGGCATGCGCGCCCTCGTGCTGTACACCGCCTCCATCCAGGACGCGATCCAGGTCAAGCAGGCCGCCGGTGAGGACGCCTCCGCCGAGATCGGTCTGAACGACCTGCTCCTGCCGATCGTCAAGGGCTACGGCTCGGAGAAGTCCTACGAGCAGCTCGCCCAGTCGCTGCAGACCTTCGGCGGTTCCGGTTACCTCCAGGAATACCCGATCGAGCAGTACATCCGGGACGCCAAGATCGACACCCTCTACGAGGGCACCACGGCGATCCAGGGCCAGGACTTCTTCTTCCGGAAGATCGTCCGCGACCAGGGCGCGTCGCTGAACATCCTCTCCGAGACGATCAAGAAGTTCCTCGCCGAGGGCCCCGGCGGCGACGACCTCGCCCCCGCCCGCGACGCCCTCGCCAAGGCCGCCGTGGACCTGGAGGCCATCGTCGGCCAGATGATCGTCGACCTCACCGCCACCGGCGAGGACGTCAAGAACATCTACAAGGTCGGCCAGAACACCACCCGCCTGCTCATGGCCTCCGGTGACGTCGTCGTCGGATACCTGCTGCTCAAGGGCGCCGCCGTGGCCGCGGAGAAGCTGGCGACCGCCTCCGCCAAGGACGTCGCCTTCTACACCGGCAAGATCGCGGCCGCGAAGTTCTTCGCCGCCCAGGTCCTGCCCGGCGTCTCCGTCCAGCGCGCGCTGGCCGAGACCGTCGACAACTCCCTCATGGAGCTCGACGAGGCCGCCTTCTAG
- a CDS encoding M18 family aminopeptidase — translation MSSPARFDRGHTDDLMTFLTACPSPYHAVADAAERLEKAGFSQLSESDAWDAGTGGRFVLRGGAIIAWYVPEGAAAHTPFRIIGAHTDSPNLRVKPLPDTGSQGWRQVAVEIYGGTLLNTWLDRDLGLAGRLTLRDGTERLVNIDRALLRVPQLAVHLDRSVNTDGLKLDKQRHMQPIWGLGDAREGDLIAFLEEEEGLPQGSVAGWDLMVHSIEPPAYLGRDRELLAGPRMDNLISVHAGIAALAAVATSGAALDHIPVLAAFDHEENGSQSDTGADGPLLGNVLERSVFSRGGTYEDRARAFAGTVCLSSDTGHAVHPNYAERHDPSHHPRVNGGPILKVNVNQRYATDGTGRAIFAGACERAGVPWQTFVSNNSMPCGTTIGPITAARHGIQTVDIGVAILSMHSARELCGADDPYLLANALLSFLEG, via the coding sequence ATGAGCTCTCCCGCCCGCTTCGACCGCGGCCACACCGACGACCTGATGACCTTTCTGACGGCGTGTCCGTCGCCGTACCACGCCGTGGCCGACGCGGCCGAGCGGCTGGAGAAGGCAGGCTTCAGCCAGTTGTCGGAATCGGACGCCTGGGACGCGGGCACCGGAGGCCGCTTCGTCCTGCGCGGCGGCGCGATCATCGCCTGGTACGTCCCCGAGGGCGCGGCGGCGCACACCCCGTTCCGCATCATCGGCGCGCACACCGACTCCCCCAACCTGCGCGTCAAGCCCCTGCCGGACACCGGCTCCCAGGGCTGGCGGCAGGTCGCCGTCGAGATCTACGGCGGCACCCTCCTCAACACCTGGCTCGACCGCGACCTCGGCCTCGCCGGCCGGCTGACGCTGCGCGACGGCACCGAGCGCCTGGTGAACATCGACCGCGCCCTGCTGCGCGTCCCCCAGCTCGCCGTGCACCTGGACCGTTCCGTCAACACGGACGGGCTCAAGCTCGACAAGCAGCGCCACATGCAGCCCATCTGGGGCCTGGGCGACGCCCGCGAGGGCGACCTCATCGCCTTCCTGGAGGAGGAAGAGGGCCTGCCGCAGGGCTCCGTGGCCGGCTGGGACCTGATGGTCCACTCCATCGAGCCGCCCGCCTACCTCGGCCGCGACCGCGAACTCCTCGCCGGGCCGCGCATGGACAACCTCATCTCCGTCCACGCGGGCATCGCCGCCCTCGCCGCCGTGGCGACCTCCGGCGCCGCCCTGGACCACATCCCGGTCCTCGCCGCCTTCGACCACGAGGAGAACGGCTCCCAGTCCGACACCGGCGCCGACGGCCCGCTCCTGGGCAACGTGCTGGAACGTTCAGTCTTCTCCCGCGGCGGCACCTACGAGGACCGGGCCCGCGCCTTCGCCGGCACCGTCTGCCTGTCCTCCGACACCGGCCACGCCGTCCACCCCAACTACGCCGAGCGCCACGACCCTTCGCACCACCCCCGCGTCAACGGCGGCCCGATCCTGAAGGTCAATGTCAACCAGCGCTACGCCACCGACGGCACCGGCCGCGCGATCTTCGCGGGCGCGTGCGAGCGGGCCGGAGTGCCGTGGCAGACGTTCGTCTCCAACAACTCCATGCCCTGCGGCACGACCATCGGCCCCATCACGGCCGCGCGCCACGGCATCCAGACCGTCGACATCGGCGTCGCGATCCTCTCGATGCACAGCGCCCGCGAACTGTGCGGGGCCGACGACCCGTACCTCCTCGCCAACGCCCTCCTGTCGTTCCTGGAGGGCTGA
- a CDS encoding NHL domain-containing thioredoxin family protein — MNDAAPAPTPAPAPRRRARVRAPELVGKGGWINTGGKELTLADLRGRITIVDFWTFCCINCLHVLDELREVEEKHRDTVVIIGVHSPKFVHEADHAAVVDAVERYEVHHPVLDDPELVTWKQYAVRAWPTLVVIDPEGYVVAQHAGEGHAHAIARLVEELEAEHEAKGTLRRGDGPYVAPEPVATDLRFPGKALVLPSGNLLVSDSTRHQLVELAPDGESVVRRIGSGERGFGPEAFSEPQGLALLPDGRVVVADTVNHALRVFDPESGAVETVAGTGRQWWQGSPTSGPALEVDLSSPWDVAWWQGRVWIAMAGVHQLWTWDPEAGTVQVAAGTTNEGLVDGPAAEAWFAQPSGLAAAGDRLWIADSETSALRYVEAAEGGYVIRSAVGSGLFDFGHRDGDAAQALLQHPLGVTALPDGSVAVCDTYNHALRRYDPATGQVSTLATDLREPSDAVLVGEDIVVVESARHRLTRLRLPEEAVRVDAVAHRTRRAATEVAPGTLRLDVVFQAPAGQKLDTRYGPSTRLLVSSTPPELLAGGEGAGTDLFRDLVLNPDLSEGVLHVSAMAASCDDDPANEYPACHVHQQDWGVPVVVTADGAARLPLVLAGMDE, encoded by the coding sequence ATGAACGATGCTGCCCCGGCGCCCACCCCCGCGCCCGCGCCCCGCCGACGTGCCCGTGTCCGTGCTCCCGAGTTGGTCGGGAAGGGGGGATGGATCAATACCGGTGGCAAGGAGCTCACCCTCGCCGACCTGCGAGGACGCATCACGATCGTTGATTTTTGGACCTTCTGCTGCATCAACTGCCTGCACGTCCTCGACGAGCTGCGGGAGGTGGAGGAGAAGCACCGCGACACCGTCGTGATCATCGGGGTGCACTCGCCGAAGTTCGTGCACGAGGCGGACCACGCGGCCGTGGTCGACGCCGTCGAGCGGTACGAGGTGCACCACCCCGTGCTCGACGATCCCGAGCTCGTGACCTGGAAGCAGTACGCCGTGCGGGCCTGGCCGACGCTGGTGGTGATCGACCCCGAGGGGTACGTCGTCGCGCAGCACGCCGGTGAGGGGCACGCGCACGCCATCGCGCGCCTCGTGGAGGAGCTGGAGGCCGAGCACGAGGCCAAGGGGACGCTGCGGCGCGGTGACGGGCCGTACGTGGCGCCCGAGCCCGTCGCGACCGACCTGCGGTTCCCCGGGAAGGCGCTCGTGCTGCCGTCCGGGAACCTCCTGGTCTCCGACTCGACGCGGCACCAGCTCGTGGAGCTGGCCCCGGACGGGGAGAGCGTCGTACGACGCATCGGCAGCGGCGAGCGCGGATTCGGGCCGGAGGCCTTCAGCGAGCCGCAGGGGCTCGCGCTGCTGCCCGACGGCCGGGTCGTGGTCGCCGACACCGTCAACCACGCGCTGCGCGTGTTCGACCCCGAGAGCGGGGCCGTCGAGACCGTCGCCGGGACCGGGCGGCAGTGGTGGCAGGGGTCCCCGACGTCCGGGCCCGCCCTGGAGGTGGACCTGTCCTCGCCGTGGGACGTCGCCTGGTGGCAGGGCCGGGTGTGGATCGCCATGGCCGGCGTCCACCAGCTGTGGACGTGGGACCCCGAGGCGGGGACGGTCCAGGTGGCCGCCGGGACGACCAACGAGGGGCTGGTCGACGGGCCCGCCGCCGAGGCCTGGTTCGCCCAGCCGTCCGGGCTCGCCGCCGCCGGTGACCGGCTGTGGATCGCCGACTCCGAGACCAGCGCCCTGCGGTATGTCGAAGCAGCGGAGGGCGGATACGTGATCCGCTCCGCCGTAGGCTCCGGGCTGTTCGACTTCGGGCACCGCGACGGCGACGCCGCGCAGGCGCTGCTCCAGCACCCGCTGGGCGTCACCGCCCTGCCGGACGGCTCGGTCGCGGTCTGCGACACGTACAACCACGCGCTGCGCCGCTACGACCCGGCCACCGGCCAGGTCTCGACCCTCGCCACCGATCTGCGCGAGCCGAGCGACGCCGTGCTGGTCGGCGAGGACATCGTCGTGGTCGAGTCCGCCCGCCACCGGCTGACCCGGCTGCGGCTGCCCGAGGAGGCCGTACGGGTCGACGCGGTCGCCCACCGCACGCGGCGGGCCGCCACCGAGGTCGCCCCCGGCACGCTCCGCCTCGACGTGGTGTTCCAGGCGCCCGCCGGACAGAAGCTGGACACCCGCTACGGGCCGTCCACGCGCCTGCTGGTCTCCTCGACCCCGCCGGAGCTGCTGGCGGGCGGGGAGGGCGCCGGGACGGACCTGTTCCGGGACCTGGTGTTGAACCCGGACCTGAGCGAGGGCGTCCTGCACGTGTCGGCGATGGCCGCCTCCTGCGACGACGACCCGGCGAACGAGTACCCGGCCTGTCACGTCCACCAGCAGGACTGGGGCGTCCCGGTCGTCGTCACCGCCGACGGCGCGGCCCGCCTCCCCCTCGTCCTCGCCGGGATGGACGAGTAG
- a CDS encoding acyltransferase codes for MSSNLVISGSREGLKAAVRAEGRPVALPSLTGLRWTAALMVFFYHVHVVEYFGGRGQDLVTFAFGVGSTGVSFFFVLSGFVLAWSTPTSPTGWGMVRFWRRRLARIYPLHLATVLAALALVYFLGAGEKPTAGPLLANLSLVQSWIPEVRYFQGLNPVSWSLAVEAFFYVGFPLLILPLRRLGRHAPLVVAGLSLAVIVAIPTVWELTDVPDGAIWANYFFPLYRLPEFILGITLAELVRSDRWRGPGLTASLALTMAGYFLSYQADYAFRTTACTIVGFATLIAAAARADLRGEPSPWRGRISVKLGEVSFAFYMVHILVIRTGESLFGGHPKLPMWSGGLLALAAAFCVSLALAWALHTWVELPGRRLLLRSWSSGRATSATGTSAASRRETSRTTP; via the coding sequence GTGTCTAGCAACCTGGTGATATCCGGAAGCCGCGAGGGGCTGAAAGCAGCGGTGCGGGCGGAGGGCCGGCCCGTGGCGTTGCCGTCGCTCACCGGGCTGCGGTGGACTGCCGCGCTGATGGTGTTCTTCTACCACGTGCACGTCGTGGAGTACTTCGGCGGGCGCGGGCAGGACCTGGTGACCTTCGCCTTCGGGGTGGGCAGTACCGGGGTGTCGTTCTTCTTCGTGCTCTCCGGGTTCGTCCTCGCCTGGTCGACGCCGACCTCCCCCACCGGGTGGGGCATGGTCCGCTTCTGGCGGCGCCGGCTCGCGCGGATCTACCCGCTGCATCTGGCCACCGTCCTGGCGGCCCTCGCGCTGGTGTACTTCCTCGGCGCCGGGGAGAAGCCGACGGCGGGCCCGCTCCTGGCGAACCTCTCGCTCGTCCAGTCCTGGATCCCGGAGGTCCGCTACTTCCAGGGGCTCAACCCGGTCAGCTGGTCGTTGGCCGTCGAGGCCTTCTTCTACGTCGGCTTCCCGCTGCTGATCCTGCCGCTGCGCCGGCTCGGCCGGCACGCGCCGCTCGTCGTCGCGGGGCTGTCCCTCGCCGTCATCGTCGCGATCCCCACCGTGTGGGAGCTGACCGACGTCCCCGACGGCGCGATCTGGGCGAACTACTTCTTCCCGCTGTACCGGCTCCCCGAGTTCATCCTCGGCATCACCCTCGCCGAGCTGGTCCGCTCGGACCGCTGGCGCGGACCCGGGCTGACCGCGTCCCTCGCCCTGACGATGGCCGGTTACTTCCTCAGCTACCAGGCCGACTACGCGTTCCGCACCACCGCGTGCACCATCGTCGGCTTCGCGACGCTCATCGCCGCCGCCGCCCGGGCCGACCTGCGCGGGGAGCCGTCGCCCTGGCGGGGGCGGATCAGCGTCAAGCTCGGCGAGGTGTCCTTCGCCTTCTACATGGTCCACATCCTGGTGATCCGGACCGGCGAGAGCCTCTTCGGCGGCCACCCGAAGCTGCCGATGTGGAGCGGCGGACTCCTGGCGCTCGCGGCCGCCTTCTGCGTCTCCCTGGCCCTCGCCTGGGCCCTGCACACCTGGGTCGAGCTGCCCGGCCGGCGGCTGCTCCTGCGGTCGTGGTCCTCGGGAAGGGCTACTTCCGCGACAGGAACGAGTGCAGCGAGCCGACGAGAGACGTCACGAACGACTCCCTGA
- a CDS encoding carbon-nitrogen family hydrolase has protein sequence MRASLIQIAVNEGESVASRRSRAADLVREQAHCDLVVLPELWTVGAFAYEQFETEAEPLDGPTFEAMSKAAQDAGVWLHAGSLVERAGDGSLYNTALVLSPAGELAATYRKIHRFGFDQGEAVLMSAGDSLTTVTLPEQTLGLATCYDLRFPELFRGLVDAGATTMVVAAGWPARRRAHWTLLNRARAVEDQSYVLACALAGTHAGVEQSGHSLVVDPWGEVLAEAGPGEDVLTVELDPAKVAETREQFPALKDRALGLRPPGAAR, from the coding sequence GTGCGCGCCTCGCTGATCCAAATCGCGGTGAACGAAGGGGAGTCGGTGGCTTCCCGACGCTCCCGGGCCGCCGATCTCGTACGGGAACAGGCGCACTGCGACCTCGTCGTGCTGCCCGAGCTGTGGACCGTGGGCGCCTTCGCCTACGAGCAGTTCGAGACCGAGGCGGAACCGCTGGACGGCCCGACCTTCGAGGCCATGTCCAAGGCCGCTCAGGACGCGGGCGTCTGGCTGCACGCCGGTTCCCTGGTGGAGCGCGCGGGCGATGGCTCGCTCTACAACACCGCCCTCGTGCTGTCCCCCGCGGGCGAGCTGGCCGCGACGTACCGCAAGATCCACCGCTTCGGCTTCGACCAGGGCGAGGCCGTGCTGATGTCGGCCGGCGACTCCCTGACGACGGTGACCCTGCCGGAGCAGACCCTCGGCCTCGCCACCTGCTACGACCTGCGCTTCCCGGAGCTGTTCCGGGGGCTGGTCGACGCGGGCGCCACGACGATGGTGGTGGCCGCCGGCTGGCCGGCCCGCCGGCGGGCCCACTGGACCCTGCTGAACCGGGCGCGGGCCGTGGAGGACCAGTCGTACGTCCTCGCGTGCGCGCTCGCCGGTACGCACGCGGGCGTCGAGCAGTCGGGGCACAGCCTGGTCGTGGACCCGTGGGGCGAGGTGCTCGCGGAGGCCGGACCGGGCGAGGACGTCCTGACGGTGGAGCTGGATCCGGCGAAGGTGGCCGAGACCCGCGAGCAGTTCCCGGCCCTCAAGGACCGCGCCCTCGGCCTGCGCCCCCCGGGAGCCGCGCGCTGA
- a CDS encoding maleylpyruvate isomerase family mycothiol-dependent enzyme, with the protein MTVHPSLEPYADAWTHSIEAISELVLPLTEGQWNLPTPCPGWSVRDIVSHIIGLECEQLGDPRPIHTLPRDLRHVVDEFTRYMEVQVDVRRHHTAPEMTSELEYTVIRRARQLRNEKRDPSTLVRGPLGDQVTLELATRLRAFDVWIHEQDLRAALGVPGNWDSPGAYVARDLMLAGLPKVVAKGAGAPPNSAVVLDVHGPLEFLRTVRVDATGHATLEQTPSLGPAVTLTMDWETYVRLAAGRVRARSVAGDRLKVEGDPELAEALLANFAVTP; encoded by the coding sequence TTGACCGTCCATCCCAGCCTTGAGCCCTATGCCGACGCGTGGACGCATTCGATCGAGGCGATATCCGAGCTGGTCCTCCCCCTCACCGAGGGCCAGTGGAACCTGCCCACACCGTGTCCCGGGTGGTCCGTCCGGGACATCGTGTCGCACATCATCGGCCTCGAATGCGAGCAACTCGGGGATCCGCGTCCGATCCACACGCTGCCGCGCGACCTGCGGCACGTGGTGGACGAGTTCACCCGGTACATGGAAGTCCAGGTTGACGTCCGGCGCCACCACACCGCGCCGGAGATGACCTCGGAGCTGGAGTACACCGTCATCCGGCGGGCGCGCCAACTGCGGAACGAGAAGCGAGACCCGTCCACGCTGGTGCGCGGTCCGCTGGGCGACCAGGTGACGTTGGAACTCGCGACGCGGCTGCGGGCCTTCGACGTGTGGATCCACGAGCAGGACCTGCGGGCGGCGCTGGGCGTCCCCGGGAACTGGGACTCGCCGGGCGCGTACGTGGCGCGGGACCTCATGCTGGCCGGGCTGCCGAAGGTGGTCGCGAAGGGCGCGGGCGCGCCGCCGAACTCGGCGGTCGTGCTGGACGTGCACGGGCCGCTGGAGTTCCTGCGGACGGTGCGGGTGGATGCGACCGGCCACGCCACGCTGGAGCAGACCCCCTCGCTGGGCCCGGCGGTGACGCTGACGATGGACTGGGAGACGTACGTACGCCTCGCGGCGGGCCGGGTCCGGGCGCGGTCGGTGGCCGGCGACCGGCTGAAGGTGGAGGGCGATCCGGAGCTGGCGGAGGCCCTGTTGGCGAACTTCGCGGTGACTCCGTGA